A genomic stretch from Candidatus Anaeroferrophillus wilburensis includes:
- a CDS encoding ComF family protein: MKSSFGALLLPRRCLLCRCYTTHPFFAERHSSAYAPFVCQACATGFEPFVRPVCSLCGHPFPGGHAADHHCLPLAGDRGLKGGLIRSGYRYAGGMVEIIHQWKYGKRSLVVPLVEKLVDLALERWAVDFQDVAVVGAIPLAPPSFRSRGFNQALIIASRCASRLDKPLQRRLLVKARETKKQASLGREQRRQNLAGVFHVGSPDGVAAKTVMLCDDVMTSGATLSAASEALLLAGAAAVKCFTLCRVERGRDQSKIADHGVPQPR; encoded by the coding sequence ATGAAATCGTCCTTTGGCGCCTTGCTGCTGCCCCGGCGCTGTCTGCTATGCCGTTGTTACACTACTCACCCTTTTTTTGCTGAGCGTCATTCTTCTGCCTATGCTCCCTTTGTTTGCCAGGCGTGCGCCACAGGTTTTGAGCCGTTTGTCAGGCCGGTGTGTTCCTTGTGTGGGCACCCCTTCCCCGGCGGGCATGCTGCTGACCATCACTGTCTGCCGTTGGCCGGTGACCGGGGCTTGAAAGGAGGCCTGATCCGCTCAGGATACCGCTATGCCGGCGGCATGGTCGAGATCATTCACCAGTGGAAGTACGGCAAGCGTTCACTGGTTGTGCCGCTGGTGGAAAAGCTGGTTGATCTGGCGCTTGAACGATGGGCTGTTGATTTTCAGGATGTGGCGGTGGTCGGGGCCATTCCGCTGGCCCCCCCTTCGTTCCGTTCTCGGGGATTCAATCAGGCACTGATCATTGCCTCCCGCTGTGCTTCCCGGCTTGACAAACCCCTGCAAAGGCGCCTATTGGTAAAAGCCAGAGAAACAAAGAAACAGGCCTCCCTGGGCAGGGAACAGCGGCGGCAGAATCTGGCCGGGGTGTTTCACGTTGGCAGCCCTGATGGGGTGGCGGCGAAAACAGTGATGCTCTGCGATGATGTCATGACCTCCGGTGCAACCCTGTCGGCTGCTTCCGAGGCCCTGCTGCTGGCTGGCGCTGCGGCGGTAAAGTGTTTTACTCTCTGCCGGGTAGAGCGTGGCCGCGATCAGTCTAAAATAGCAGACCACGGAGTTCCGCAACCGCGTTAA
- a CDS encoding AsmA-like C-terminal domain-containing protein gives MKETVKKLAVRSGAISLLLLFLVVISLPNLVDLENYRSLVVAAIQSRVPGTVTVHRLRLSISREIGVKMVGFSIADGDHQEISAAAVKIGFRIWPLLHRQLQISSVRLYRPTIRLRADQELPFGSGLFRSGVPLLPSESSCTTIAPVNAPLLVWCNRVENILLQIKDGTVIFEDQKFCAVPVVTRLEDLQLSLCFPGGKEPAPFTLSTAAKSRRHAGTLTLEGTLGGVGWPLDWGRMMLVCRVRGAGLDADQYWPYYQRWVPMRHIGALVSVDGSYDGDLLGHFSSRGTVSLADVDLDYQQVFAEQLPIKRLAVSYQFSLGENYNSIAIPEVKVVSPDFTIWGSCFLDDIRSGRKGRIRARANSNAINLARLYRYLPSRIMSDRFRDFWSEAAPGGQVMLQNGYLAGSYDEIAGIGRQPIEAHLVGGSLQFAGVSLQFPGLPERWQNVAGTLELAGEGLSFRDLDAELPPVLRQRLNGRLKNCFRAPEVKMTGKVSLALTKRLPLANDLRIAGAALLSRRMPAVGRFLAECSQFNGRLTGSFEVEGGGAGHQLVWGLTCAGEQVVVGHPLLGRPLTINSGQLSASPRQLKCMDVLCDVGSSTVRLAGQLDDYGDRQRRHGAFSVHADALQPEDFSIIPHCQVTWGGEVGKREPSRLALWLSMASGDLSTLTVDGMVDLRHLKVATSYLPHEVEDFSLLAESRGQEVAIRHCRCRTGESDVKVAGTVAYRGNRFRVSLAGNAETLFLDDFHRVLPAQDYHKAGELPATGPAGPVIGERGLTDYRQLWQRWRSRFAELAIDGVVTRLKLKQAELFPGEPVLSSADSGVLSDLVLRFRLADDQLELDRLSFVKGRSDLQVSGQLLVDQQGNLHGSLDHQSRQLVLADFTANRQSPPAAAATAADSSGQKQDGGGRRQPLQQWRHFWRGHEISFTSRIELLTGRAIELMDMACQVEVTGDRLLLTSFNSAVWQGNVKAAGSWDLAGDRVSLTLHLDQVDLAKLNESLTLYPEKDLPLEGAGALNMELQWQGMGDDQWRHSLDGEADFSFAAGRLKRFKMLANIASLLNVSQLLTLKLPDLSEGVPYDTLTGRILFADGVMHTDDLLLKGPAANISAAGTISLPAKMVDMEIGVQPLQTIDKAIAAVPVVGYIITGEGKTLIVMPFAVSGPFGQTRVSAIPVQGLVGRTGGILKRLITTPVRVLSWPGKVISPAGEERPAEQGSSKKTEDKQP, from the coding sequence ATGAAAGAAACGGTAAAAAAACTTGCTGTGCGCAGTGGTGCGATTTCTCTCCTGCTGCTGTTTCTGGTAGTTATATCCCTGCCCAACTTAGTGGATTTGGAGAACTATCGTTCCCTGGTGGTGGCCGCCATCCAGAGCCGGGTGCCCGGCACGGTGACCGTTCACCGTCTTCGGCTTTCCATCTCCCGAGAAATCGGCGTGAAAATGGTCGGCTTTTCTATCGCCGATGGTGATCACCAGGAGATCAGTGCCGCCGCGGTAAAGATCGGCTTTCGCATCTGGCCGCTGCTCCACCGGCAGCTGCAGATCTCGTCAGTGCGTTTGTACCGGCCCACCATCCGCCTGCGGGCGGACCAGGAGCTGCCGTTCGGCAGCGGGCTGTTCCGTTCTGGAGTTCCCCTACTGCCGTCCGAATCCTCCTGTACCACCATTGCCCCTGTGAACGCCCCGCTGCTGGTTTGGTGCAACAGGGTGGAAAATATCCTGCTGCAGATCAAAGATGGTACTGTGATCTTTGAAGACCAGAAGTTTTGTGCGGTTCCGGTTGTCACCCGGCTGGAAGATCTGCAGCTTTCCCTGTGTTTTCCTGGAGGAAAAGAGCCGGCTCCTTTTACCCTGTCGACCGCGGCCAAAAGCCGGCGCCATGCAGGAACACTCACGCTTGAAGGGACACTGGGCGGCGTCGGATGGCCCCTTGACTGGGGCAGGATGATGCTTGTTTGCCGGGTGCGGGGAGCAGGCCTGGATGCCGATCAGTACTGGCCCTATTATCAACGTTGGGTGCCCATGCGGCATATCGGTGCCCTGGTTTCTGTCGATGGCAGCTATGATGGCGACTTGCTCGGCCATTTCTCCTCCCGGGGGACCGTTTCGTTGGCTGATGTTGACCTTGATTATCAGCAGGTTTTTGCCGAACAGCTGCCCATCAAAAGGCTGGCGGTTTCTTATCAGTTTAGCCTTGGTGAAAACTATAATTCGATTGCTATCCCTGAGGTCAAGGTTGTTTCCCCTGATTTTACCATCTGGGGCAGCTGTTTTCTGGATGATATTCGCTCCGGCAGGAAGGGGCGGATCAGGGCCCGGGCCAACAGCAATGCCATCAATCTTGCCAGGTTGTACCGCTATCTGCCCAGCCGCATCATGTCGGACCGGTTCAGGGATTTCTGGTCTGAAGCGGCTCCCGGTGGGCAGGTTATGTTGCAGAACGGCTATCTTGCCGGCAGCTACGATGAGATTGCCGGCATCGGCCGACAGCCTATCGAAGCGCACCTGGTCGGTGGTTCCCTGCAGTTTGCAGGAGTGTCGTTGCAATTTCCCGGCCTGCCTGAGCGTTGGCAGAATGTTGCCGGGACCCTGGAGCTTGCCGGGGAAGGACTCAGTTTTCGTGATCTTGACGCTGAGCTGCCGCCGGTCCTGCGGCAGCGTCTGAATGGCCGGCTTAAAAACTGTTTCCGGGCGCCAGAGGTGAAGATGACTGGCAAGGTTTCTTTGGCTCTAACCAAACGGCTGCCGTTGGCGAATGATCTCAGGATTGCCGGTGCTGCGCTACTGAGCCGGCGAATGCCGGCTGTCGGTCGCTTTCTGGCCGAGTGCAGCCAGTTCAACGGCCGGTTGACCGGCAGTTTTGAAGTGGAAGGTGGGGGGGCTGGCCACCAACTGGTCTGGGGGCTTACCTGTGCCGGTGAACAGGTGGTGGTCGGCCATCCATTGCTGGGCCGGCCATTGACGATTAATTCGGGCCAGCTGTCTGCTTCTCCGCGGCAACTGAAATGCATGGATGTCCTTTGTGATGTGGGCAGCTCGACGGTCCGCCTGGCTGGCCAGCTTGACGATTATGGTGATCGCCAGCGGCGGCACGGTGCCTTTTCCGTTCACGCCGATGCCCTGCAGCCGGAGGATTTTTCCATCATTCCCCATTGTCAGGTCACCTGGGGCGGCGAAGTGGGGAAACGTGAACCTTCCCGTCTGGCGCTGTGGCTCAGTATGGCCTCCGGTGATCTCTCAACCCTGACGGTCGACGGCATGGTTGATCTGCGACATCTCAAGGTGGCGACGTCCTATCTGCCCCACGAGGTGGAGGACTTTTCGCTGCTGGCTGAAAGCCGCGGTCAAGAGGTGGCCATCCGGCACTGCCGCTGTCGGACCGGGGAGTCTGATGTTAAGGTGGCCGGCACCGTCGCCTACCGGGGCAACCGTTTCAGGGTTTCACTGGCTGGTAATGCTGAAACCCTCTTCCTGGATGACTTCCATCGGGTGCTTCCGGCACAGGACTACCATAAGGCTGGTGAATTACCTGCCACCGGGCCGGCAGGTCCGGTGATCGGCGAAAGGGGATTGACCGATTATCGGCAGCTATGGCAGAGATGGCGGTCTAGATTTGCCGAACTTGCCATCGACGGTGTTGTCACAAGGCTGAAGCTGAAGCAGGCGGAACTGTTTCCCGGTGAACCGGTCCTATCGTCTGCCGATTCCGGGGTGCTCAGTGATCTTGTCCTGCGTTTTCGCCTGGCAGATGATCAGCTTGAGCTTGATCGCCTTTCATTTGTCAAAGGGAGGTCTGATCTGCAGGTGAGCGGTCAGCTGCTGGTGGATCAACAGGGTAACCTGCATGGATCCCTTGACCATCAGTCACGACAGCTGGTATTGGCTGATTTTACCGCCAACCGCCAATCACCCCCGGCCGCTGCGGCAACGGCGGCGGATTCCAGTGGCCAGAAGCAGGATGGCGGCGGGCGCCGGCAGCCGCTGCAGCAATGGCGGCATTTCTGGCGGGGCCATGAAATTTCCTTTACCAGCCGGATAGAGTTGCTCACCGGTCGTGCCATTGAATTGATGGATATGGCCTGTCAGGTTGAGGTGACCGGCGACCGGCTGCTCCTTACCTCGTTCAACAGCGCCGTCTGGCAGGGTAACGTGAAGGCAGCCGGCAGCTGGGATCTTGCCGGTGATCGTGTTTCCCTGACGCTGCACCTGGATCAGGTTGATCTGGCCAAGCTCAATGAATCACTGACCTTATATCCTGAAAAAGACCTGCCCCTTGAGGGCGCAGGTGCTTTGAATATGGAACTGCAATGGCAGGGGATGGGGGACGACCAGTGGCGCCATAGCCTTGATGGAGAGGCGGATTTTTCCTTTGCCGCCGGCCGGTTGAAACGGTTCAAGATGCTGGCCAATATTGCCTCTCTGCTCAATGTCTCGCAGTTGTTAACCCTGAAACTCCCTGACTTGAGTGAAGGTGTTCCCTATGATACCCTGACCGGCAGGATTCTCTTTGCTGATGGTGTGATGCATACGGATGACCTCCTGCTCAAAGGTCCGGCGGCCAACATCTCAGCGGCGGGGACCATTTCCCTGCCGGCAAAGATGGTGGATATGGAGATTGGGGTGCAACCCTTGCAGACGATTGATAAAGCTATTGCCGCCGTTCCCGTGGTGGGGTATATCATTACCGGTGAAGGCAAAACCCTGATCGTCATGCCCTTTGCCGTCAGCGGTCCTTTCGGCCAGACCAGGGTCAGTGCCATTCCGGTGCAGGGACTGGTGGGCAGGACCGGGGGCATTTTAAAACGCCTGATTACCACCCCGGTACGGGTTTTGAGCTGGCCGGGGAAAGTGATCTCCCCGGCGGGCGAGGAACGGCCTGCAGAACAAGGGTCCTCCAAAAAGACAGAGGATAAACAACCATGA
- a CDS encoding AAA family ATPase — protein sequence MKIAISGKGGVGKTTLAGTLARLMAAQGRKVLAIDADPDANLASAIGFTMQEASSVTPLAQMTEEIESRTGAKKGTFGGIFKLNPKVDDIPEKFSLVKENIKLLILGTIPEGGGGCYCPEGVLLKYLLRHIFLQRDESIILDMEAGLEHLGRGSTRGIDAFIVVVEPGTRSLQTARQVKKLAADLGIQQVYVVGNKIHTPEDRQFIADNLDDMIILGGMDYNPAIVEADRRDQAPYDVNPEVVAAVQGIYDNLCRHLTLTEPSPA from the coding sequence ATGAAAATCGCCATATCCGGCAAAGGAGGAGTTGGTAAAACCACCCTCGCCGGGACCCTGGCCCGGCTAATGGCCGCCCAAGGAAGAAAAGTTCTGGCCATTGATGCCGATCCCGATGCCAACCTGGCTTCGGCCATCGGTTTTACTATGCAGGAAGCAAGCAGCGTAACACCGCTGGCCCAGATGACCGAAGAGATCGAGTCCCGCACCGGGGCAAAAAAAGGAACTTTCGGCGGCATCTTCAAGCTGAACCCCAAGGTAGATGATATCCCGGAAAAATTCAGTCTGGTGAAAGAAAACATCAAGCTGCTGATCCTGGGCACCATTCCCGAAGGCGGCGGCGGCTGCTATTGCCCTGAAGGAGTTCTGTTAAAATATCTCCTCCGCCATATCTTTCTGCAGCGGGACGAGAGCATCATTCTCGATATGGAAGCCGGCCTGGAGCATCTGGGCCGCGGCTCAACCCGGGGTATTGACGCCTTCATTGTCGTTGTCGAACCGGGAACCCGCAGCCTCCAGACCGCCCGTCAGGTGAAAAAACTGGCTGCCGATCTGGGTATTCAGCAGGTCTATGTGGTCGGCAACAAAATCCACACCCCTGAAGACCGGCAGTTTATCGCGGACAACCTCGATGACATGATTATTCTGGGCGGCATGGACTATAATCCGGCAATCGTTGAAGCTGACCGCCGGGACCAGGCACCCTATGATGTCAATCCTGAGGTGGTGGCCGCCGTTCAGGGCATTTACGACAACCTCTGCCGGCATCTGACACTTACCGAACCTTCACCGGCATAG
- the radC gene encoding DNA repair protein RadC: protein MPDGSYRQWTAGHRRRLKKRFVQHGLHGFADYEVIELLLTYALPRRDVKPLAKELLQRFGSLKGVLDAPAEKLMAVVGISDHTAVLITLSRALLSRYLLQEVKKGEAITSPLQAGELCRSYLEGQPDEYFFAVFLDNQHHVLEAEIIHHGTVSMSAVYPRSVMERALYHKAAAVIVAHNHPGGSTTPSADDLAVTRELQQAARVLGLRLLDHLIVAGSTVISLQELGHV from the coding sequence ATGCCAGACGGCAGTTATCGGCAATGGACGGCCGGCCATCGCCGGCGGCTGAAAAAGCGTTTTGTCCAGCATGGCCTCCATGGCTTTGCCGATTATGAGGTGATTGAGCTGCTCTTGACCTACGCCTTGCCCCGTCGGGATGTCAAACCGCTGGCAAAAGAGCTGCTGCAGCGTTTCGGTTCCCTGAAGGGGGTTCTTGATGCCCCGGCGGAGAAGCTGATGGCAGTGGTTGGTATCAGCGATCATACCGCCGTGTTAATCACCTTGAGCCGGGCGCTGCTCTCCCGCTATCTTCTGCAGGAGGTGAAAAAGGGCGAGGCCATAACATCGCCGCTCCAGGCCGGGGAATTGTGCCGCAGTTATCTGGAAGGCCAGCCGGACGAGTATTTTTTTGCGGTTTTTCTTGATAATCAGCACCATGTGCTGGAGGCGGAGATTATCCACCATGGTACGGTTTCCATGAGCGCAGTGTATCCCCGCTCGGTGATGGAAAGGGCACTCTATCACAAAGCAGCGGCAGTTATCGTCGCCCATAACCATCCGGGGGGCAGCACTACTCCTTCTGCCGATGATCTGGCGGTGACCCGTGAGTTGCAGCAGGCGGCCAGGGTCCTCGGTCTGCGACTGCTTGATCATCTGATTGTCGCCGGATCAACGGTGATCAGTCTGCAGGAGCTGGGACATGTGTGA